Proteins co-encoded in one Marmota flaviventris isolate mMarFla1 chromosome 9, mMarFla1.hap1, whole genome shotgun sequence genomic window:
- the LOC114098633 gene encoding LOW QUALITY PROTEIN: transmembrane protein 14A (The sequence of the model RefSeq protein was modified relative to this genomic sequence to represent the inferred CDS: inserted 4 bases in 2 codons; substituted 1 base at 1 genomic stop codon): MDLVGFGYVALVTFGCILGYKQRSSVPSLIVGXIVEFLAGYGAYHVSTDKXDVKLLLLTAFLMATIMGVRFKLSKKXMPVGLFAGLSLRMILRFACLTVAVNFQKG; encoded by the exons ATGGACCTGGTTGGTTTTGGTTATGTAGCCCTTGTGACATTTGGATGCATTTTAGGATATAAGCAGAGAAGTAGTGTTCCCTCTTTGATTGTTGG CATTGTTGAATTTTTGGCAGGCTATGGAGCTTACCATGTCTCCACGGACAAATGAGATGTTAAACTATTGCTACTTACAGCTTTCCTCATGGCTACCATAATGGGTGTGAGATTTAAACTTTCAAAAAA TATGCCTGTGGGGCTGTTTGCAGGTTTAAGCCTCAGGATGATCCTGAGATTTGCTTGTCTCACTGTTGCTGTGAACTTCCAGAAGGGCTGA